The Prionailurus viverrinus isolate Anna chromosome B1, UM_Priviv_1.0, whole genome shotgun sequence genome includes the window TGTTGAAGCAGGTCCCGGGGCCATGTGTGGATATCCTGGGACAGAACTGGGCCAAAGGGAGATGGCCTGACAGCTGAATAAAGACAGTACAACTGTTCAGAGGCCCCTTGCTCAGCGAAATGACTGACAGGGAACTGCATTCTCTCGTCAGGGGAGGGTCTTTGCAAGCAGGTGACGACTTGCCTGGGAGGCTGAGCATCCCAGGTGTACTGGCTGGGGGGGGTTGCAACCAGTGCCCCCAGCAACAAAGCTGGGGTGAGCTGCCAGGAAagaatggtggggggagggcttaTGGCTGTTTTAAGAGATACTGATCACTGAATTACCATATTTCAAATTTGACCCCGGAATGTCTGAAGATCACCATTACTGAAAAAACGAACGGGAGCCACCTGaggcatttttcttttgcatagAGAGTGATCTCGTTACCTTTAGTCTGGTAACATGTAAATGACAGTGCACCCTGTACCTTTCTTGACTGGACAGAGGTGGCCCAGgacttcttaaaatatattccCGACCTCTATGAAATCAGTTTTGCTTCCATTCGACTTTGATTTGCACTATCAATCGTGCTGGTTGCCAGATCCGTAACAACAAAAGTGCCGTCTGTGTGCCTGATGTAAGATATGCTTAGAATAAAACACAGTTCTGCCCAAGTTCAGCACAAGACAAAAATGTGACTGTCCCATATATTGTATTACGCAATCCCCGAGTCCTACCCACCTGGGAGAGGCATAAGCAATAAAGCACTAGGTCGCAGACTAGTAACAGCCAGTTTTAGGAACAAGAACTAACATCAACCACCACACCGcttaagaacatttaaaaagtagaaatatgttaaagttcaaaaaagaaagaaaaaaacaaaaacaaaaacaaaacccaaccacAAAACTCTAGGAGCCTGGACCCTCCATACCTGCCTGGCACCAATGGACAAAGCCACAGAAGCCAGGAGGTTTTTTTCTAATCGGTCTGGAACACGCAAGCCAAAGCGACTCCTCGCTTGCCAATGCCAGTAGCTGTGCCTCCGTGTCCAGGCAGCTGTGCACCCCTCTTCCTGCCTCACTTTACGCAGATCAGGCAAAAGGAAAACGAGACAGCCATTTAACTAAGctccaaaaacaaaagcaaaacagaaaaaaaaaaacccaaccttcttcaaatacatatgtaaaaatattttttaaacacccCCAAGTACAAGCCAATCTTGCCCAAGAAAACTCACAGGCTCTGGGGATCCATCTGTCAATGAAAGTCCCAGGAGTCTCACATCAGTATGAACCGACAACTTTTAATGCATTAGTCCAATATGGTTAAGAACAAGTAACCTCTGATATTTCAGAGTCGccaaacatggaaaataaaatgtgagaactTGGTGAGGTTTTTCTCCCTGATCCCTTTATGCACTTGCACTCCATAAATAAGAAGCCCCAGGTCACAGTCCCTGCGTGCTCGGAAAGAGGCCTGGGTGTCGCAGATCACGGTCAGCGTTAGACCAAACACTCACTGAAGGCTTTGAGGATAGATGGGATCTGCAAATCACAATGTCCTGAACACGGCAGGAAGGAGGGCTCTCGAGGAAAGGAGAGTCTCAAATCCCTTTGTGAAGAATGGGGTGCCTGCAAACCAGCGAGCGAGTTCAAACAAATCCTGTAACGGAGCCGTCTGGTGACTCAGGAGCGAGTACTTCGAAAGCTCCCCCAGACGCCAAGCGGACATGCTACCCGTGTCCCACCCAGACTGTCCTGCCTGTCAGTCTGTAACCCAGCACTGGAGCCAGTTACTTTTGCTAACTGGGGCATCGTTCTCTGCTGGACGCTCTGTGGGGTCAGAAAGAGGAAATGCCTGTCTTCGGCACAGGCTAATTTGCCTTGCTTATCTTTTCCTCGGCATCAGATGAGCTGTGGacgaaaataaaatgcaaaaaaaaaaaagagcacagagATAAAGCATGAAGTACGTGGAGACCCGGAACAGCAgcagcaaggggtggggggtgggggggcgaccCGGCTGGGCAGACAGCGCGCAAAGATGAGCCGCAAGGGTCCAATGGGAGGTGACTGGGCATGGAGTGACTTTCAGGTGACTGATTTTCCACATCCCGGGGAGGGAGGCGCGGCCCCTCCAGGCAGCCGGATCATGCTCCTGGTTGCATCATTTCGAAGCCACTGCCCTCCAGCTTCTCCAGCACTGCCCGCAAGGCTGGTTCCCGCCCAGGCCCTTCCCACACTGGTCTCCTGCTCCGATCCTCGAGGCCGCCGCAGGTGCCAAGCAGACCAGCACCCCGCATCTACTCTGGCGTGCGAAACCAGTCGTGAGATCTAACCCTGGCTGGGTTTTGCTGGCTTCAGAAAAAAGTGAGTAGgatcctttctttttcaaaaactgtGCCTAATGGCAGTTCAGCTGCTCTCTGGCTCCGTCTCCGCCTGCCTGTGACTGCAGCTAGACTTCCCAGGACCCACTCAGCCACGCTCTGTCATGCACAGTCACTAGTAGTAGGGCCCTAGCTTTTCGTATCCTAAATAACTAGGCCACTCTGGAAACAGACCATAGGAACACCGAGGGCTTCCAAACTGGTCAAAGGATATTCCAAAATCTGGTCCGTTCTGTGGCTCGGCTGTTCCCTGAGAGGATTTCAGTTCAGCCCGGATGATCCTATAGTTTTTGCCTTTGTTGCTGTCCCAGTAAGTCTGTCCACGGCACTCAAAGCACACAGCAAACTCTATTCTCTCGTAAGACTGAACTTTCTCAGGTAAGCTAATGTCAAAGGAGAACGTGTCCCTGTCTGAACCAGCGTAAGTGTCCTTCACATACCAACAGGGAAAGTCTGTGAAGCTTTTCCAAGTGTCAAATGTCATCCGTATTTTCACCGTCTTCTCAAACGCCAGGTTCTGCACTTTCACTGTGCCAGCAATCGCTCTGTCTTTCAGCACACAGTTTTCAAGGCATACGTGGTCGGTCTGAAGCCGATTTCTAAAGTCTAAGTAATCTGCGGAAGGCTGTGAAAAATCCAGAACAAAGCTCTCGCTCTCTGCTGTCGTCAGACTCACAATGTTGTCTAGGAGCTCAGTGATGTTAAACGGAATATCTAACGGGTCATCGAATTCCGAGAACACTTTGACCATTGTCAGGGCCAACCCTTGGTTGTCTGCAAAGGACACCCGCTTTTTCACCTTCTTCTCCTGCACGGTGGGGGCCACCATTCCGCCGGCTTCATCCTTGCTGCTCAGCTGAATGCAAGGCCTCAGTGGTTTGCTTGGCTTTGGCGAAGCCTTGAAGGCGAACCTCTCTCTGCGCAAGGAAGGGGCCATGCAGCTGTACCTGCACTCTATGTCCACAGCCATCATTGGGTTAGAGGAACAGGCTAGAACCCTggcaaaaggggaaagaaagaaacggCCGTGAGATCAGACAGAAGTTAAACTCCTCATTCGAACGGGGACTGGCAAACAatgtctgccttcagctctggcccagcccctctccccccctcccaccccctccgcTGTGGTTCCGTATTAACTCAAGTGTGATCCAGCATGACCTTGGGTTCAGGGGACATTAAGACTGTAAAGTGGGGTGAAAAAGAGGACTGGggtcaaaacaaatgaaaaaacaaactattttcaCAGGTTTTTCTGTCGGGATTTCTTGGGGGGCCTCACATGCCAGAGCGTCTTGGGGAATACTGAAAAGAACAGGCGGTCTGCAAGAGTTCCCAAACTTATCTAACTAAGGAATCCTTTTTTTGTGGAACAGCTTGCAGAACACATGTTCTGAGGAACACACTTTGGTAAAGACAGCTTtaataggataaaaataaatgaactcatgCCATGAATATTGGTAGTACCTATATGCCAGATATTATGCTAGACACTGAGATTCAATGGGGAACACAGACACAAAGCTGTAcagtaggtttttatttttatttacttatttaaatatttttaaaaatgtttatttattttgagagagtgtgtgtgtgcacacgtgagggaggggcagagagagggggagagagaatcccaagcaggctcctggatgtcagcatagagcctgatgtggggcttgaactcacaaactgtaagatcatgacctgagccgaagccgaaaTTGAGGgatggtcacttaaccaactgagccatccacgtgctcCTCGATTTTTATATTccagcatatttttcttttaaaaaatgccaacaaTTCAGTTGTTTTCAACCTTTCATATAggtgaatatttgttttttctgtagTGGAAAATAGTCTCTAtaagaataaaaggcaaagagaatCCTACTACAAGATCAGGTTAAATCTGAATTCCTAAAAACTATATTTTTCTAgaagtgagaaaaaataaaaccaaatgattAAAGACAAACtgggaaaacattttataaaaagcatGGCAGCAAAGAGTTAATACCTTCATATACAAAGAGTTcctacaaaacaataaaaaagtaaaatagtcaacacagaaaaatgagcaaagaacatGAATAGaagattcctgaaaaaaattaaaattggcccataaatatacaaaatgtccAACTTAAAGAATTTAGATTAGAAAACAATGCCTGTTGTTGCCTACTGAGTTagtaaagactttttaaagataatataaacACATGTATTAGTCTAAGTCAGCACAACCTTTCTAAATATTCTTCtcatttttggttcttttttttaacatttattcattttgagatattcattttatatattttgagagaaagagagagagtgagagagcatgtgaggggggggagggcagagagagaggaagacacagaat containing:
- the PPP1R3B gene encoding protein phosphatase 1 regulatory subunit 3B, whose protein sequence is MMAVDIECRYSCMAPSLRRERFAFKASPKPSKPLRPCIQLSSKDEAGGMVAPTVQEKKVKKRVSFADNQGLALTMVKVFSEFDDPLDIPFNITELLDNIVSLTTAESESFVLDFSQPSADYLDFRNRLQTDHVCLENCVLKDRAIAGTVKVQNLAFEKTVKIRMTFDTWKSFTDFPCWYVKDTYAGSDRDTFSFDISLPEKVQSYERIEFAVCFECRGQTYWDSNKGKNYRIIRAELKSSQGTAEPQNGPDFGISFDQFGSPRCSYGLFPEWPSYLGYEKLGPYY